Genomic segment of Microbacterium sp. BH-3-3-3:
GATCGGCCAAGCCCGCAACAGGGGAGGCGCCAAGATGTTCTTCATCCGCTGATCCCCGGCAGATCGCATGACGGAGCCCCTGTCCTTCCGGACAGGGGCTCCGTCATGCGGCAGGGTGCGTCAGGACGCGATCTGCTCCGCCGGTGGGGCCTGCGCGGCGAGCGCGATCACGCCGTAGTCCCAGCCCTTGCGGCGGTAGACGACGCTCGGGTGGTCGGTGCGGGCGTCGATGAAGAGGAAGAAGTCGTGGCCGACGAGCTCCATACGATCGACGGCGTCCTCGACCGTCATCCACTCGGCGCCGAACTCCTTCTGGCGGATGACGACGGGCGAGTACTCCGCCTCGTCGACATCGGAATCCTGGACCGGCACCTCACCGGTGGCGACGGCGCGCAGCACCTCGACGGAAGCGGGCTCGACATCGATACCCGCCAATTCGCCGGTGCCCTTCTCGAACCGTGCCCCGCGGGGGTGGTTTCGGGCGTCGACGCGCTTGTCTTTCGCGCGCCGCACCTGCTCGGAGATCTTGTCGACCGCGAGGTCGAGAGCGGCGAACTTATCGGCATCGGTGGCCTCGGCTCGGACCACCGGGCCCTTGCCGTCGAGGGTCAGCTCGACGGTGTCGTCTTCCATGCGCCCGTTGCGGTACGAGCGGTGGGTGACCTTGACTTCGAGAGTCTGAGCGCGGGGCGCCAGGTGCTCGATGCGACTGACCTTCTCTTCAACCACGGTGCGGAAACGATCGGTGATACCGACTCCCACTCCGACGATGTTGGTGTCCATCAGTGACCTCCTTGTTCCGGGTTCCGCCCGGTCTAAGGGCGGAACATCCGTCGCCTTCAGTCATCCCCACGCTAGTCCGACGCCACCGCCCTGTCACGTAGCAATCACCTGCGATTCACCTTCTGATGCGCTGCGACGCGGCGTGTACGCGAGCGCGACGGCCCTCACCTCGGCGGCTCCCGCCGCTCGGAGGGCCCGCGTCGCCTCGATGAGCGTGGCCCCGGTCGTCACCACGTCGTCGACGACGACCACCCGGCGCCCGACGACGGACCGCGCGGCGAAGGCTCCCCCGACGTTCTGCTGTCGGGCGATGCGATCGAGGCCGCGCTGATCGGCCGGCGTGCGCCGCACCCGCAGCACGCGCTCCGGATGCCACCCCGCCCGACGCACCAGCAACTCGACCGGTCGATAGCCGCGGCGCCGGAAGGCCGCAGCCGACGAGGGCACCGGAACGACGAGGGCGCCGGAGACCGCCGCCGCACGCAAGACATCGGCGAGAGCGGGGGCGAGATCTCGGGCGAGGGAGGTGCGACCTTCTTCTTTGAGGGCGCGCAGGACCCGCGCCGGCACCCCTGAGAACTCGAGCGCGCACAGCACGGGCACCCCCGGCCCCACCTCGCGCGGGACGGGGACGGCGGCCAGAGCCCGGCGGCATCCGGAGCACAGGGACTCATCGAGCGCGCCGCAGCCGGCGCACGCCAGCGGAAGCCAGAAGGTCAGGGCATCGCGGAGGGCCGATGAGATCGTGTCGACGAGCGCAGGACGAGACATGCGGGCCATCGTTCCGGACGCCCCCGCTCGGGCGCAGGGCGAAATGCCCCAACCGTGGACGGATGCCACACCGACCGCGCTGGGGAGAAGCCGCGCCCGCTCAGGACGTGGTGCCCTGCTGCGCCGCCAGCACCCGGATGTTGGAGGCCACCAGGGTCCACGAGCTTCCGCGCCGACTGTAGAGGCGCCCCTGATCGTCGAGCACGCGGACGCTCGTGCTCCCCGCGGCGAGCGTGCGCGCCCCCTCGGGCGCCTGCGCCTCGGTGCCGCGACCGCCCACGCTGAGCTCGCTCAAGCGGCTGACATCGTCGACCGACGAGAGGACGCCGATGGTGGTGTCGTCGAGCCACGCGAGGTCGAACGCCCCCTGCTGCGAGAACGACAGCACGTGCGGCGGACCGAGGTCGATCTCGCCCGCCGAGCGCAGGATGCCGGCGACCCACACCTCGCGCGCACCCGACACGGTGACGATGGCCGCCACCCTCGTACCATCACGGGAGATCTGCATCGCGGTGATCTCGGAGGCATCGGGCCACGCATTGCCGACGTCGCGGGGAACCCCTTCGGGCGTGATGACGTGCAGCTGCGCGGGGGCCGCACTCGGCACGCTCCAGATCGCTCCCTCGGCGTCGATCGTGGGGGCGATGAGGCCCGGGCGGTCGTCGAGCAGGAACGTCCGACCGTCGGCGAGCGCGCTCGCCACCGTTCCCTGCTGCGTGCGCACCGCCGCCAGGCTGCGGTCGGCTTCGAGTTCCACCATCGTCGGCGCCAGGGACTCGATCGCGTCGGACAGACCCGGGATCGACTCGACCTGGTCGCCCGACAGGGCGCCGAACACGCCGAGCGAGGTGAGCACCGCCGGCGAGGGATCGATGCGCGTCACGCGCACGGCGACCTCGGAGGCGGTGACCGGGGTGCCCTCCACCGTCATCTGCACCTCGCTGATGCCGGCCGACGAGAGGCTGCGCGCCAGTTGGGTCTGCATGCGGTCGAGGGTCGTGCGGTCCAGGCTCAGAGCCGCCCGCGGCAGTTGCACCTGAGCGACTCCCCCCGACGACAGCGTCACCGAGCGCCCCACGAGCGACAGCTCTTCGGGGAAGGCGTTGCGCACGGCGCCCGACAGCCACGAGCTCGGCTGACCGTCGACCAGGGCCGTCGCGACGCGACTGGCCACCAGCGCACGGGGGAACCATCGCACGTCGGGGACGATGAAGCTCCACGTCGGGTCGAAGTACGCGATGGATGCCGACTGGTAGACCGTCGGGAACACTTCCTCGTACAGCACGACCCCGTCGGGGGCGGAGGTGATGCGCCACTGGCCGTCGACCTGCGCGAGGGCGAAGGACAGGGTCTGGGCGCTGCCCGTGGCGGCCGGGGCGTAGGCGCCGTCGGCATCCACCCCCGCCACCGTCGACAGCGACACCGTCACCACCGAGCCGTCGGCGGAGGGCGCGGCGCGGCGCGCGGCGAGCGTATCGATCGTCACGCGGGCGCGGGGGTCCCACGTGGCACCGGGCGACAGGAACAGCTTCGCGGTCGCCCAGTCGTCGGCCGGCCCCGAGCCCGCGCGCAGGAACCCCTCGACGATCTCGGCCGGCGACGCGTCGTCCTGCGGACCGTCGGGCACGAACGCGAACGCCTGCGCGTCGTCGCTCTGCGGGCCGCGGCCGGGGTTGACGTACCCGGTGGTCGGCAATCCGGTGCACGCCGTCAGGGCGAGCACGAGAGCGAGGCTGACGAGGGCCAGGGCGCGTCTCACGGCATCCTCCCGAAGGTCGAGCGGTTGAGCGAGATGGGCTGGGTGAGCCCCAGCGCCTCGAGGGCGCCGCCCTGCTCGTCGTCGGGGACGAGAGGCAGGGGCGAGGCGCCCACGGGTCGTCCGTCTCGGGGCAGGGTGAGCACGAAGTTGGACCCCCGGCCCGGTTCCGACCACACCGCCAGGGTGCCGCCGTGCAGCCGCGCGTCGCCCAGGGCGATCGACAGGCCCAGACCCGTGCCGCCGATCGTGCGCACCCGCGACGGGTCGGCCCGCCAGAACCGGTCGAACACGCGCTCGACGTCGTCGGCCTTCATGCCCAGACCGAAGTCGCGCACGCCGAGCGCCACCGCGTCGCGGTTGCTGTCGACCGAGACGACGATCGGCCGCCCCTCGCCGTGCTCGATGGCGTTTCCGAGCAGGTTGCGCACCACGCGCCGCACGCGGCGGGCGTCCATGTCGACGGGGGTGTACCCGCCGGGTGCGACCAGGCGCACGTCGGAGCCGTGCCCCTCGGCGAGCTGCTCCATCGAGAGGATCACGTCTTCGGCGAGATGGGCGAGGCTCGTGGCCTCGAGCTCGAGCTGCACGGAGCCGGCGTCGTACCGGCTGATCTCGAGCAGGTCGGTGAGCAGCACCTCGAAGCGCTGCACCTGCGCGTGCAGCAGCTCGGCCGCGCGCCCCGTGACCGGATCGAACTCCTCGCGCTGGTCGTTGATGATGTCGGCGGCGAGGCGGATCGTCGTCAGCGGCGTGCGCAGCTCGTGCGAGACGTCGGACACGAAGCGCTGCTGCACGAGCGAGAGGTCGGCCAGCTCCTTGATCTGCGACTCGATGCTGTCGGCCATGGCGTTGAACGACCGGTTCAGCGTCGCCAGCTCGTCTTCGCCGCGCACGGGAAGACGCACGCCCAGATCGCCCGCCGCGAGCTTCGCGCTGGTCTCGGCGGCATCCGCGATGGGCGTGGTGATCGAGCGCAGCACGAACCACGCGATCGAACCGATGAGCACCACCAGGATCAGACCCACCACCCACAGCAGCACCTGGACGAACGCGAGGGTCTGCGAGGCGCTGATGAGGTCGTACCCCATGTACAGCTCGTAGGAATCGACCCCGTCTTCGGCCGGGAAGCGCAGTTGATGACCGACCAGGATGCCCGGAACGTCGCGGCCCCCGTCGGAGGGCAACGCCACCGACTGCCACCACTGCAGATCGGGACTCGACTGCACCTGTTTGCGCAGCGCGTCGGAGACGAGGCCCGACTCGAACGCGGGCGAGATGAACGGCTGCGGCGCCAGGGGCGAGGGCGGACCGATGCGGTACAGCGCGATCAGATCGCTCGAGGACTGCTGCGACAGCCGCGTCGCGATGCCGTTCATGAGCGTCTGCGCCGCGGCTGGATCGGTCGAGTCGACGGCCGCGTCGAGCGTGGCCTGCGCCGACGCGGTCGCGCGCTGGGCCTCGAGGAGCACCTGGTCCTTGCGGGCGGTGAACAGCTCGTTCTGGATGACGAGGGCCATCGCCACGCACGTGACGAGGATGGTCACGGCGGTGAGGGCCACCGTGATGAGGATCGTGCGGAAGCGCAGGGAGCGTCGCCACAGCGTCGCCAGGCGATCGCGGACCGCCCGCCAATCGCGCCAGCTGCTGACCCGCGGCGGGAGCGTCCGCACCGCGCCCGTCATCGCGCGCTCAGGCCACCGCGCCGGCGCGGTAGCCCACGCCGCGCACGGTGGTGACGATCCGCGGGTTGTCGGGGTCGGCCTCGATCTTGGCGCGCAGGCGCTGCACGTGCACGTTCACCAGACGGGTGTCGGCCTTGTAGTGGTAGCCCCACACCTGCTCGAGCAGCATCTCGCGCGAGAACACCTGCTGCGGCTTCTCGGCCAGGGCGACGAGCAGTTCGAACTCGAGCGGCGTCAGCGCGATCGGGCTGTCGCCGCGGCGCACCTCGTGCGCGGCGACGTCGACGACGAGGTCGCCGATGCGCAGCGTCTCGTCGACGGGAGCCTGGGACGGCCGCAGACGCGTGCGGATGCGAGCCACCAGCTCCTTGGGGTTGAACGGCTTCATGATGTAGTCGTCGGCGCCCGACTCGAGACCCTTCACCAGGTCGGCGGTGTCGGTGCGCGCGGTGAGCATGATGATCGGCACGCCGGACTCGGCGCGCACGCGCGTGCAGATCTCGATGCCGTCGACCCCCGGCAGCATGAGGTCGAGCAGGATGAGGTCGGGCCGCTCGGTGCGCCACGCGTCGACGGCCTGGGCGCCGTCCGCGCAGAAGACCGTGTCGAATCCTTCGGTGCGCAGCACGATGCCGATCATCTCGGCCAGCGCGGTGTCGTCGTCGACCACCAGGATCCGTGAAGTCATTCGGGGGTACGTCTTCCGTCTCGAACCCGTGCGGCACGGGCAGAGCACCCGGGGTGAGGGCGCGTTCCTCCGAGAGTAGTCGACGAGGGTGAGATGAGGCCGAGCGTGTCGGGGGTGTGTGACACGATGAAGATACTGCCGTGCAACGAGGAGGCGTCACCGTGACCGCGTATCCGAACTGGACCCCGGCCTCTCGCCCCGGCATCGTGCCCCTGCACCCGTACGGCTTCGGCACGATCCTCGGCCGCTCGTTCGTCGCCCTGCGGCACAACCCGAAGGTGCTGCTCGGCTTCGCGCTCGTCGTGCAGGCCGTCGCCTACATCGTGCTGGCCGCCGCGGTGGGCGCCATCGCCGTCGCCAGCTTCTCGCGCCTCGACACCGTTGCCTACGGCGGTGACGACTGGGGCGCGATCTTCGCCGGATCCACCGTCATCACGGGCGCCGCCGCCCTGGTGCTGAGCCTGCTGGTCGGAGCGCTCAGCGTGGTGGTGCAGGGCGTCGTCGTCTCCGAGGTCGCTCACGCGGTCGTGGCCGAGAAGCCGACCCTGAAGGCCGTCTGGGCCCGCGTGCGCCCGGTGATCTGGCGGCTCATCGGCTACAGCGCCCTGGTCGTGCTCGCCAGCCTGGTGGTCGTCGGCGTGCTCGCCGGCATCGTGACGCTGCTCGTGATCTCGGTGCTGTGGCTCGGCATCCTCGTCGGCGTGCTGTTCGTGCTCGGGCTCATCCCGCTGTACGCGTGGCTGACCACGAAGCTCTTCCTCGTGCCCTCGGTGATCATCCTCGAAGGCGCCGGCATCCGCGCGGGGATCGCCCGCTCGTGGCGGCTCACCCGCCGGCGGTTCTGGTCGACGTTCGGCGTGATCGTGATCATCTCGTTCGGCTTCAGCGTGCTCGCCCAGCTCATCTCGGTGCCCTTCAGCCTCATCGCGGGGATCGTTCCGGGCATCCTCGCCCCCACCGGCACCGACGAGATCGGGGCCGTCGTG
This window contains:
- the mtrA gene encoding MtrAB system response regulator MtrA, coding for MTSRILVVDDDTALAEMIGIVLRTEGFDTVFCADGAQAVDAWRTERPDLILLDLMLPGVDGIEICTRVRAESGVPIIMLTARTDTADLVKGLESGADDYIMKPFNPKELVARIRTRLRPSQAPVDETLRIGDLVVDVAAHEVRRGDSPIALTPLEFELLVALAEKPQQVFSREMLLEQVWGYHYKADTRLVNVHVQRLRAKIEADPDNPRIVTTVRGVGYRAGAVA
- a CDS encoding ComF family protein; this encodes MSRPALVDTISSALRDALTFWLPLACAGCGALDESLCSGCRRALAAVPVPREVGPGVPVLCALEFSGVPARVLRALKEEGRTSLARDLAPALADVLRAAAVSGALVVPVPSSAAAFRRRGYRPVELLVRRAGWHPERVLRVRRTPADQRGLDRIARQQNVGGAFAARSVVGRRVVVVDDVVTTGATLIEATRALRAAGAAEVRAVALAYTPRRSASEGESQVIAT
- the hpf gene encoding ribosome hibernation-promoting factor, HPF/YfiA family; translation: MDTNIVGVGVGITDRFRTVVEEKVSRIEHLAPRAQTLEVKVTHRSYRNGRMEDDTVELTLDGKGPVVRAEATDADKFAALDLAVDKISEQVRRAKDKRVDARNHPRGARFEKGTGELAGIDVEPASVEVLRAVATGEVPVQDSDVDEAEYSPVVIRQKEFGAEWMTVEDAVDRMELVGHDFFLFIDARTDHPSVVYRRKGWDYGVIALAAQAPPAEQIAS
- a CDS encoding glycerophosphoryl diester phosphodiesterase membrane domain-containing protein, which gives rise to MQRGGVTVTAYPNWTPASRPGIVPLHPYGFGTILGRSFVALRHNPKVLLGFALVVQAVAYIVLAAAVGAIAVASFSRLDTVAYGGDDWGAIFAGSTVITGAAALVLSLLVGALSVVVQGVVVSEVAHAVVAEKPTLKAVWARVRPVIWRLIGYSALVVLASLVVVGVLAGIVTLLVISVLWLGILVGVLFVLGLIPLYAWLTTKLFLVPSVIILEGAGIRAGIARSWRLTRRRFWSTFGVIVIISFGFSVLAQLISVPFSLIAGIVPGILAPTGTDEIGAVVGMVVVQVIGQFGILLVQCIALVVQSTSAALVYVDARMRVEGLDHDLHTYVEARDAGATDLADPYLVGVGRVVERPAPVPVGAAPPYAGYGAPAGYGAPAGYGVPAGYGAPAGYGAPAQYGAPPVPAPASDAPATGSATPADRSADEAVSGPATPPPPAPPSPDVAPPAAPTSWAAPGSPTDR
- the mtrB gene encoding MtrAB system histidine kinase MtrB; this encodes MTGAVRTLPPRVSSWRDWRAVRDRLATLWRRSLRFRTILITVALTAVTILVTCVAMALVIQNELFTARKDQVLLEAQRATASAQATLDAAVDSTDPAAAQTLMNGIATRLSQQSSSDLIALYRIGPPSPLAPQPFISPAFESGLVSDALRKQVQSSPDLQWWQSVALPSDGGRDVPGILVGHQLRFPAEDGVDSYELYMGYDLISASQTLAFVQVLLWVVGLILVVLIGSIAWFVLRSITTPIADAAETSAKLAAGDLGVRLPVRGEDELATLNRSFNAMADSIESQIKELADLSLVQQRFVSDVSHELRTPLTTIRLAADIINDQREEFDPVTGRAAELLHAQVQRFEVLLTDLLEISRYDAGSVQLELEATSLAHLAEDVILSMEQLAEGHGSDVRLVAPGGYTPVDMDARRVRRVVRNLLGNAIEHGEGRPIVVSVDSNRDAVALGVRDFGLGMKADDVERVFDRFWRADPSRVRTIGGTGLGLSIALGDARLHGGTLAVWSEPGRGSNFVLTLPRDGRPVGASPLPLVPDDEQGGALEALGLTQPISLNRSTFGRMP
- a CDS encoding LpqB family beta-propeller domain-containing protein, producing MRRALALVSLALVLALTACTGLPTTGYVNPGRGPQSDDAQAFAFVPDGPQDDASPAEIVEGFLRAGSGPADDWATAKLFLSPGATWDPRARVTIDTLAARRAAPSADGSVVTVSLSTVAGVDADGAYAPAATGSAQTLSFALAQVDGQWRITSAPDGVVLYEEVFPTVYQSASIAYFDPTWSFIVPDVRWFPRALVASRVATALVDGQPSSWLSGAVRNAFPEELSLVGRSVTLSSGGVAQVQLPRAALSLDRTTLDRMQTQLARSLSSAGISEVQMTVEGTPVTASEVAVRVTRIDPSPAVLTSLGVFGALSGDQVESIPGLSDAIESLAPTMVELEADRSLAAVRTQQGTVASALADGRTFLLDDRPGLIAPTIDAEGAIWSVPSAAPAQLHVITPEGVPRDVGNAWPDASEITAMQISRDGTRVAAIVTVSGAREVWVAGILRSAGEIDLGPPHVLSFSQQGAFDLAWLDDTTIGVLSSVDDVSRLSELSVGGRGTEAQAPEGARTLAAGSTSVRVLDDQGRLYSRRGSSWTLVASNIRVLAAQQGTTS